The following proteins come from a genomic window of Triticum aestivum cultivar Chinese Spring chromosome 6A, IWGSC CS RefSeq v2.1, whole genome shotgun sequence:
- the LOC123130752 gene encoding uncharacterized protein, producing the protein MPEKPPPLGRRPTAAASWVRSLHCKSMAADDVAALPKKSHLLLRSSCASSGDAQRDVSSCKPKLKSSSKTSSATKKPKAAKPTSVPPSPPPGPLGPLPALTELPAGHSSRQVVEIIFLSSWSPLPPAPAGAAGGAFAGEVEMLFRVHNQARAVARFEDYRAAVRARAGGASRSAADGNEMMRFSPAPPHGCSSSSDSASLRVVRTFDGSGGAHASGRGPETGRRAMFLCRVIAGRVAEGPCSEAAAKEYDSVRGGKGELVVFDRRAVLPCFLIIYKL; encoded by the coding sequence ATGCCGGAGAAGCCTCCGCCGCTCGGGCGCCGTCCGACGGCCGCGGCGAGCTGGGTCCGGTCCCTCCACTGCAAGTCCATGGCGGCTGACGACGTCGCGGCACTGCCAAAGAAGTCGCACCTCCTGCTCCGGTCGAGCTGCGCCAGCTCCGGCGACGCCCAAAGGGACGTCTCCTCGTGCAAGCCCAAGCTCAAGTCGAGCTCGAAGACTAGTTCGGCGACCAAGAAGCCCAAGGCGGCGAAGCCGACGTCCGtgccgccgtcgcctcctcccggcccgctcggcccgctgCCGGCGCTGACGGAGCTCCCGGCGGGGCACTCCTCGCGGCAGGTGGTCGAGATCATCTTTCTCTCGTCGTGGTCTCCTCTCCCGCCGGCGCCGGCCGGCGCTGCGGGCGGCGCGTTCGCGGGGGAGGTGGAGATGCTGTTCCGCGTCCACAACCAGGCGCGCGCCGTGGCGCGCTTCGAGGACTACCGCGCCGCCGTGcgcgcgcgggccggcggcgcctCCCGCAGCGCCGCCGACGGCAACGAGATGATGCGCTTCTCCCCGGCCCCGCCGCACGGGTGCTCCTCCTCCTCGGACAGCGCGTCCCTGCGCGTCGTCCGGACcttcgacggcagcggcggcgcgcaCGCCAGCGGGCGCGGGCCGGAGACCGGCCGGCGGGCCATGTTCCTGTGCAGGGTGATCGCCGGGCGGGTGGCGGAGGGGCCATGCTCCGAGGCCGCCGCCAAGGAGTACGACTCCGTCCGCGGCGGCAAGGGCGAGCTGGTGGTGTTCGACCGGCGGGCCGTGCTCCCATGCTTCCTCATCATCTACAAGCTGTAA